Sequence from the Caballeronia sp. SL2Y3 genome:
GACAATGCGCCGATGCGGGTCAGGTCGTCCTGGCTGACTTTGCGAACGAAGCTGTAATCCCGTTGTGTACCGTCTCCGGCAGTGATCGTGATTGGGCCAGGTCCGTCGCACTCACCGCATTTCGTCGGGCTGATGGTGCGCACCTCTTGCTTGCCGCTCTTCCAGAAGAGCTTGACGTTGACCGTGTTGTTGTCCACGTCCACATCGCCGAGCGCGGCGGGCAGCAGCGCGTCGCCTTGTGCGATCTGAATGTCGTTGCCCGATGCCGAGATGACCGTCAGGCCGGCGCCCGTCGCGGGCTTCCACACGCCCGAGATTGCGTCCAGCAATGAGTCCCTCGCTTGTTTCATGCGGTCGGCCTGGGATGGCTGGTCTGCGCTGACCGTGGCAGGCGCAGGCGCGCTTGCCGTCGTCGCAGCCGATGCGTCGGCTTGCTGCTTGTCATGACATCCTGCAAGCAGAACCATCGCCGCTGCCAGGGTGCCAGCGAACTTCAGAAGGGAGTTTGATGCGTGCTTCATGTTGCTTTATTGCCTCTGGATCATGCGTGAGACACAGGCGCGTTGATTGCCGCTGTATCTCAAAAACCGCATTTGCATTAATAAAAGCTATCGACGAGCCGTAAAAATAGCCGCATGCGCCAATGACGCTGCGGCTTATCCAGCCCGTGGCGGGCGATATTAGCGATTCAACGCGAGTCGATCAAGCCTATTCGATAGTTAGGACATCTATGTTTTCATGCCGAAACAACGGGCGCCTCCGACTGCGAAGCGCCCGTGCATGGCTTGATTACAAATAAAACATCCGATCCTCGTCCGACTTGCCCTCAGCCGGCTCTTCGACCTTCTCTTCGCGGTCTTCATAGAACCGCAGCACGGCATCGAGCACCTGATCCGGCTCGTCGATGACCTGCATCAGATCGAGGTCCTTCTCGCTGATCACGCCATTGGTCAACAGCGTCTTCTTGAACCAGTCGAGCAGCCCCGCCCAGAACTCCGCGCCGACGAGCACGATCGGCACATGACGCGACTTCTTCGTCTGAATGAGCGTGAGCACTTCCGCGAGTTCGTCGAGCGTGCCGAAGCCGCCCGGCATCACGACGACCGCATCCGAATTCTTCACGAACGTGACCTTGCGCGTGAAGAAGTGACGGAAGCGCAGCGAGATGTCCTGCCACTGATTGCCGGATTGTTCATGCGGCAATTCGATGTTCAAACCCACCGACGGCGACTTGCCCGCATGCGCGCCCTTGTTGGCCGCTTCCATGATGCCCGGACCGCCGCCCGAGATGACGGCGAAGCCTGCATCGGAGAATTTTTGCGCTATTTCGATGGTGCGCTGATAGTACGGCGACTCCGGTTTCAGACGGGCCGAACCATAGATGCTGATGGCAGGGCGGATCTCCGAGAGGTACTCGGTCGCCTCGATAAACTCTGCCATAATCGTGAACATCTGCCACGACGCGCGGGCCTTCTTGGCTGTCGCGCGCTCTTGATCTGCGAGTGATCGCAGACTCGGAATCACTTTTCTCTTGTTCATAATGCCTGAAGAACTCAGTCTTGAAGGTAAGACCCTGCTATTGGTCGACGGTTCTAGCTACTTGTACCGGGCTTACCATGCGATGCCTGACCTGCGTGGTCCCGACGGCGGTCCCACCGGCGCACTGTATGGGATGGTGAACATGCTGCGGCGCCTTCGCCGCGAAATCAATGCAGAGTATAGCGCGTGCATCTTCGACGCCAAGGGTAAGACCTTCCGCGACGACTGGTACGCCGACTACAAAGCCAACCGTCCTTCGATGCCCGAAGACCTGAGCAAGCAGATCGAGCCCATCCATGTCGCGGTGCGCGCGCTCGGCTGGCCGCTCGTGATGATCGAAGGCGTCGAGGCCGACGACGTCATCGGCACGCTCGCCGTGCAGGCCGAAAAGCGCGGCATGAAGGTAATCGTGTCGACGGGCGACAAGGATCTGGCTCAGCTCGTGACGGATCATGTCACCCTCATCAATACGATGACCAACGAAACGCTCGATCGCGCAGGCGTCGTGAACAAGTTCGGCGTGCCTCCGGAGCGCATCGTC
This genomic interval carries:
- a CDS encoding TIGR00730 family Rossman fold protein; its protein translation is MNKRKVIPSLRSLADQERATAKKARASWQMFTIMAEFIEATEYLSEIRPAISIYGSARLKPESPYYQRTIEIAQKFSDAGFAVISGGGPGIMEAANKGAHAGKSPSVGLNIELPHEQSGNQWQDISLRFRHFFTRKVTFVKNSDAVVVMPGGFGTLDELAEVLTLIQTKKSRHVPIVLVGAEFWAGLLDWFKKTLLTNGVISEKDLDLMQVIDEPDQVLDAVLRFYEDREEKVEEPAEGKSDEDRMFYL